Proteins from one Azospirillum brasilense genomic window:
- a CDS encoding alpha-glucosidase family protein, whose translation MSQASSWLRGSALYQIYPLSFLDGNGDGWGDLDGVLDGLGHVASLGVQGVWISPFYPSPQKDFGYDITDHRAVDPRMGRLETVDRIIEAAHGHGLKVILDLVCGHTSDAHPWFGASRRSRDGEFADWYVWADPRPDGTPPNNWLSVFGGPAWTWEPRRRQYYLHHFLSSQPALNLHDEAVLQALDDTAAFWLERGVDGFRIDAVDFFAHDPQLRSNPAAAWGGAEPPAKLFALQQHLYDMMHPAIHTVLARLRVVVDRYPDRVLLGELSSQPGAARRIAAYCGPQGLHAAYTLSLAKQPFTAQNFAGALTGTPQPEAICWSFSNHDVERAASRWLPPGADPERFNALLATLFATLPGTVCLYQGEELALPNAVLEPEDLRDPFGIAYWPDFQGRDGSRTPMPWRSGVANAGFSSAVETWLPVAEIHHTLAVDVQERRPGSPLDVWRNALRLRGRHPALTQGSVAAVEEAGSVLAFERTAEGESLLAVFNLSDQPAEYALKRKPLMVALDLPRPPGASVPEISADGRTLVLPPLAAFLGRRG comes from the coding sequence ATGTCCCAGGCGTCTTCGTGGCTGCGCGGTTCCGCGCTGTACCAGATCTATCCCCTCAGCTTTCTTGATGGAAACGGCGACGGCTGGGGTGATCTGGACGGCGTGCTGGACGGCCTCGGCCATGTGGCGTCGCTCGGCGTGCAGGGGGTGTGGATCAGCCCCTTCTACCCGTCGCCGCAGAAGGACTTCGGCTACGACATCACCGACCACCGGGCGGTCGACCCGCGCATGGGCCGGCTGGAGACGGTGGACCGCATCATCGAGGCGGCGCACGGCCACGGGCTGAAGGTGATCCTTGATCTGGTCTGCGGCCACACGTCGGACGCGCACCCCTGGTTCGGCGCCAGCCGCCGGTCGCGCGACGGAGAGTTCGCCGACTGGTACGTCTGGGCCGACCCGCGCCCTGATGGGACGCCGCCCAACAACTGGCTGTCGGTGTTCGGCGGTCCAGCCTGGACGTGGGAGCCGCGGCGGCGCCAGTATTATCTGCACCATTTCCTGTCCAGCCAGCCCGCCCTGAACCTGCACGACGAGGCGGTGCTCCAGGCGCTCGACGACACGGCGGCCTTCTGGCTGGAGCGTGGGGTGGACGGCTTCCGCATCGACGCGGTGGACTTCTTCGCCCACGACCCGCAACTGCGCTCCAACCCCGCGGCGGCCTGGGGCGGGGCGGAGCCGCCGGCCAAGCTGTTCGCCCTGCAACAGCATCTCTACGACATGATGCACCCGGCCATTCACACCGTGCTGGCCCGGCTGCGCGTCGTCGTGGATCGCTATCCCGACCGGGTGCTGCTGGGCGAGTTGTCGAGCCAGCCGGGCGCGGCGCGGCGCATCGCCGCCTATTGCGGGCCGCAGGGACTGCACGCCGCCTACACCCTGTCGCTGGCCAAGCAGCCCTTCACCGCGCAGAACTTCGCCGGGGCGCTGACCGGCACGCCGCAGCCGGAGGCGATCTGCTGGAGCTTCTCCAACCACGACGTCGAGCGCGCCGCCAGCCGCTGGCTGCCCCCCGGCGCCGATCCGGAGCGCTTCAACGCTCTGCTCGCCACCCTGTTCGCCACGCTTCCCGGCACCGTCTGCCTCTATCAGGGGGAGGAACTGGCGCTGCCGAACGCAGTGCTGGAGCCGGAGGATCTGCGCGACCCCTTCGGCATCGCCTATTGGCCCGACTTCCAGGGACGCGACGGCAGCCGCACGCCGATGCCCTGGCGGTCCGGCGTCGCCAATGCCGGTTTCTCAAGCGCGGTCGAGACCTGGCTGCCGGTGGCCGAAATTCACCACACCCTGGCGGTCGACGTGCAGGAACGGCGCCCCGGTAGCCCGCTCGACGTTTGGCGGAACGCCCTGCGGCTGCGCGGCCGCCATCCGGCGCTGACTCAGGGCAGCGTGGCGGCGGTGGAGGAGGCCGGCAGCGTGCTCGCCTTCGAGCGGACGGCCGAGGGCGAAAGCCTGTTGGCCGTCTTCAACCTGTCCGACCAGCCGGCGGAATACGCGCTGAAGCGCAAGCCGCTGATGGTTGCCCTCGACCTGCCGCGCCCGCCGGGAGCGTCGGTTCCCGAGATCAGCGCCGATGGGCGGACGCTGGTCCTGCCGCCTCTCGCCGCCTTCCTGGGGCGACGTGGTTGA
- a CDS encoding DNA topoisomerase IB produces MDGVTVIDPRTDAEEAAACAGLSYVCDDEPGIRRRRAGKGFSYRWPDGTRVTEEDTLERIRKLAIPPAYRGVWICPDPDGHLQATGRDTRGRKQYRYHPRWTEMREGTKFGRMLDFCRALPAIRRQVDGDLARRGLPREKVLAAVVRLLETTLIRVGNESYARENSSYGLTTLRDDHADIEGTEIRFTFKGKSGKEWNVALKDRRLARVVRACRDVPGDELFQYVDRDGQRHAVSSGDVNEYLRAATGQDFTAKDFRTWAGTVLAAMALREFESFDSAAKAKRNVTHAIEQVAARLGNTASVCRKSYVHPEILDAYLEGNLLDSLTREVETELREELPELEAEEAAVLAFLRGRLERERRSRASESRRRRVA; encoded by the coding sequence ATGGACGGAGTGACGGTCATCGATCCCCGCACCGACGCGGAGGAGGCCGCGGCCTGCGCCGGCCTGAGCTACGTCTGCGACGACGAGCCGGGCATCCGGCGGCGCCGCGCCGGCAAGGGCTTCTCCTACCGCTGGCCCGACGGCACGCGGGTGACCGAGGAGGACACGCTGGAGCGCATCCGCAAGCTAGCGATTCCCCCGGCCTACCGCGGTGTCTGGATCTGCCCGGACCCGGACGGCCATCTCCAGGCCACGGGGCGTGACACGCGCGGGCGCAAGCAGTACCGCTACCACCCGCGCTGGACCGAGATGCGCGAGGGCACGAAGTTCGGGCGGATGCTCGACTTCTGCCGCGCCCTGCCGGCCATCCGCCGTCAGGTGGACGGCGACCTCGCCCGCCGTGGCCTGCCGCGCGAGAAGGTGCTGGCCGCCGTGGTGCGGCTGCTGGAGACCACGCTGATCCGCGTCGGCAACGAAAGCTACGCGCGGGAGAACAGCAGCTACGGCCTGACCACCCTGCGCGACGACCACGCCGACATCGAGGGGACCGAAATCCGTTTCACCTTCAAGGGCAAATCCGGAAAGGAATGGAACGTCGCGCTGAAGGACCGCCGCCTCGCCCGCGTCGTCCGCGCCTGCCGCGACGTGCCGGGGGACGAGTTGTTCCAGTATGTCGACCGCGACGGGCAGCGCCACGCGGTGAGTTCCGGCGACGTGAACGAGTATCTGCGCGCCGCCACGGGCCAGGACTTTACCGCCAAGGACTTCCGCACCTGGGCCGGCACCGTTCTGGCCGCCATGGCGCTGCGTGAGTTCGAGAGTTTCGACAGCGCCGCCAAGGCCAAGCGCAACGTCACCCACGCCATCGAGCAGGTGGCCGCCCGCCTCGGCAACACCGCCAGCGTCTGCCGCAAGAGCTACGTCCATCCCGAGATTCTGGACGCCTATCTGGAGGGCAACCTGCTGGACTCCCTGACCCGTGAGGTCGAGACCGAACTGCGCGAGGAGCTTCCCGAACTGGAGGCCGAGGAGGCCGCCGTGCTGGCCTTCCTGCGCGGCCGGCTGGAGCGCGAACGCCGGTCCCGCGCCAGCGAGAGCCGGCGGCGGCGCGTGGCGTAG
- a CDS encoding small ribosomal subunit Rsm22 family protein: MELPPSLRHAVDRALDGIALSDLKRAADRLSQRYRAEVRDGRFHLSDDLAARAYLATRLPATFAAVRSSMEAVAEALPDFAPVTALDVGAGPGTALWAASDCWASLDDALLIEGSPAIRAVGETLSQAAPAARIAWRAGDATGDLPGLEPRDLVTLAYVLDELAEPARDRLVDRLWSLTAGTLLIVEPGTPAGWARIIRARERLVAAGAHLVAPCVHSAACPLAAPDWCHFSRRVARSRLHRMAKGAEVPWEDEKFVYIAASRQPGTRPEARIIAPPWSAGNGRIGFKLCGRDGTRTERILGKRDGAAFKAARRLDWGDGLSAPDQPES, translated from the coding sequence ATGGAACTTCCCCCCTCGCTCCGCCACGCGGTGGACCGCGCGCTCGACGGCATCGCCCTGTCCGACCTGAAGCGCGCGGCGGACCGCCTCTCCCAACGCTACCGGGCGGAGGTGCGGGACGGGCGTTTCCACCTGTCGGACGATCTGGCGGCGCGGGCCTATCTCGCCACCCGCCTGCCGGCCACCTTCGCCGCCGTCCGCTCCAGCATGGAGGCGGTGGCCGAGGCGCTTCCCGACTTCGCGCCGGTCACCGCCCTGGACGTCGGGGCCGGGCCGGGAACAGCGCTTTGGGCGGCATCCGACTGCTGGGCCAGCCTGGACGATGCCCTGCTGATCGAGGGCAGCCCTGCCATCCGCGCGGTCGGCGAGACGCTGTCGCAAGCGGCGCCGGCGGCGCGAATCGCATGGCGGGCCGGCGACGCCACGGGTGACCTGCCTGGACTGGAACCGCGCGATCTGGTGACGCTGGCCTATGTGCTGGACGAACTGGCGGAGCCGGCGCGCGACCGGCTGGTCGACCGGTTGTGGTCGCTCACCGCCGGGACGCTGCTGATCGTGGAGCCCGGCACGCCGGCCGGCTGGGCGCGGATCATCCGGGCGCGGGAGCGGCTGGTCGCCGCCGGTGCCCATTTGGTGGCGCCCTGCGTGCATAGCGCTGCCTGTCCGCTGGCGGCACCGGACTGGTGCCATTTCTCCCGCCGGGTCGCCCGTTCCCGCCTGCATCGCATGGCCAAGGGGGCGGAGGTGCCATGGGAAGACGAGAAGTTCGTCTACATCGCCGCCTCCCGCCAGCCCGGTACCCGCCCCGAGGCCCGCATCATCGCACCGCCCTGGAGCGCCGGAAACGGACGCATCGGCTTCAAGCTCTGCGGCCGGGACGGCACCCGGACGGAGCGGATTCTCGGCAAGCGCGACGGCGCCGCCTTCAAGGCCGCGCGCCGGCTGGACTGGGGCGACGGCCTGTCCGCCCCGGACCAGCCGGAGTCCTAG
- a CDS encoding TRAP transporter substrate-binding protein codes for MKRRAFLKSAGAGAAAAGAGLAVTGVAAPAIAQSQPEIQWRLASSFPKSTDILFGASELIARRVAESTDGKFQIRAFPGGELVPGLQVLDAVQNGSVQCGHTCGYYYVGKDPTFAFDTAIPFGPNARQTTAWFQAGGLELMRAFMKNYNVIQFPAGNTGAQMGGWYRKEIKTVEDFQGLKIRIAGITGQIMSKMGATPTQIAGADVYPALEKGTIDATEFVGPYDDERLGFHQVAKYYYYPGWWEGGPNVSLYVNLQEWEKLPKAYQSILTAACAEANTYMIARYDAENAKALKRLIAKGTLLRGYPRELMEQAHKIAFEYYDELAKTNPNFKTIYESWKPFLDETQLWFRVAELPYDNFMATNSSKK; via the coding sequence GTGAAAAGACGTGCGTTTCTGAAGTCGGCGGGTGCGGGCGCCGCGGCCGCGGGTGCGGGGCTGGCGGTCACCGGCGTGGCCGCGCCGGCCATTGCGCAGTCGCAGCCGGAAATCCAGTGGCGCCTGGCGTCGAGCTTCCCGAAGAGCACCGACATCCTGTTCGGCGCATCGGAGCTGATCGCCCGCCGCGTCGCCGAGAGCACGGACGGCAAGTTCCAGATCCGCGCCTTCCCGGGCGGTGAACTGGTGCCCGGCCTCCAGGTGCTCGACGCCGTGCAGAACGGTTCGGTCCAGTGCGGCCACACCTGCGGCTACTACTATGTCGGCAAGGACCCGACCTTCGCCTTCGACACGGCCATTCCGTTCGGCCCGAACGCGCGTCAGACCACTGCCTGGTTCCAGGCCGGGGGTCTGGAACTGATGCGCGCCTTCATGAAGAACTACAATGTCATTCAGTTTCCGGCGGGCAACACCGGCGCCCAGATGGGCGGCTGGTACCGCAAGGAAATCAAGACCGTCGAGGACTTCCAGGGGCTGAAGATCCGCATCGCCGGCATCACTGGTCAGATCATGTCGAAGATGGGCGCCACCCCGACCCAGATCGCCGGCGCGGATGTCTATCCGGCGCTGGAAAAGGGCACCATCGACGCGACCGAATTCGTCGGCCCCTACGACGACGAGCGTCTGGGCTTCCATCAGGTCGCCAAGTATTACTACTACCCGGGCTGGTGGGAAGGCGGGCCGAACGTCTCGCTCTACGTCAACCTGCAGGAATGGGAGAAGCTCCCCAAGGCGTACCAGTCGATCCTGACGGCAGCCTGCGCCGAGGCGAACACCTACATGATCGCCCGCTACGATGCGGAGAACGCAAAGGCCCTGAAGCGCCTGATCGCCAAGGGCACCTTGCTGCGCGGCTACCCGCGCGAACTGATGGAGCAGGCGCACAAGATCGCCTTCGAGTATTATGACGAGTTGGCGAAGACCAACCCGAATTTCAAGACGATCTACGAGAGTTGGAAGCCGTTCCTGGACGAGACCCAGCTCTGGTTCCGCGTCGCCGAGCTGCCCTACGACAACTTCATGGCGACGAACAGCTCCAAGAAGTAA
- a CDS encoding glutathione S-transferase family protein gives MSAEFTVYGNVNSQPATRVVLFLSMAGVPFAYRHVDLRGGQQKSADYLAINRFGRVPTLVHGDLSISESGVILTYLAEKTGQFGGRDEREKVKLAEWLSWLADVLLPVQRARAVRKFNGDANALPWIDAAAASGLAQFDRHLAGRTFIEGERVTIADIFAFPWIDLVEESNIDIATYPNVQAWHGRMLTRPGAKRQMELMPQKDVG, from the coding sequence GTGTCCGCCGAATTCACCGTCTACGGCAATGTCAACTCGCAGCCCGCCACCCGCGTCGTCCTGTTCCTGTCGATGGCCGGGGTACCCTTCGCCTACCGCCATGTCGACCTGCGCGGCGGCCAGCAGAAGTCGGCGGATTATCTCGCCATCAATCGCTTCGGCCGGGTACCGACCCTGGTCCATGGGGACCTCAGCATCTCCGAATCGGGCGTCATCCTGACTTATCTGGCGGAAAAGACTGGCCAATTCGGTGGGCGGGACGAGCGTGAGAAGGTCAAGCTGGCGGAGTGGCTGTCCTGGCTGGCCGACGTGCTGCTGCCCGTCCAGCGCGCCCGCGCGGTGCGCAAGTTCAACGGCGACGCCAACGCCCTGCCCTGGATCGACGCGGCAGCGGCCAGCGGGCTCGCCCAGTTCGACCGCCATCTGGCGGGGCGGACCTTCATCGAGGGTGAGCGGGTCACCATCGCCGACATTTTCGCCTTCCCGTGGATCGACCTCGTGGAGGAGTCGAACATCGACATCGCCACCTACCCCAACGTCCAGGCGTGGCATGGCCGCATGCTGACCCGGCCCGGTGCCAAACGCCAGATGGAACTGATGCCGCAGAAGGATGTCGGCTGA
- a CDS encoding methyl-accepting chemotaxis protein, whose translation MDCLIAGVVVAALAVFGGMTAMEATRIADGNAELAQRVAENQRIALEAERLAKLGEAVIVSGDEATRGDALTSLDAHAARMSANAAPEIAQTVVKAVAASREAAAIGAKVEALDKKFGFNISRAESLSGDIARGLSAAMRATTQPADEQALATLFSTIRDAKFLLTRLPSQLYPPAVGNDLRQFREHMAKAMELRRHLPSADEFESVADDIASFAALDEAFTQRTETLRLTTDAHAHNQEVRTLVDGLVQGMNAASDAVTARSQEGAAALTAVLDRLTLIALGAFVLIGLIGGLNMLLGYRFIMQPVRDASRALQALTRGEGAVPLRPSPLREIADIHGAVEAFREALDARQRAEETRRDQERRAEEERRALMAKLADGLERTVQAVAGSLSVAAEEVTGSARAVAGMASDTAQRTRAAADAAGTATSNVGAVASASEQLSASIDGIGRQIAQSRSVAEDAVAESRRADGLTKGLSDSAQKIGEVVAIITAIAQQTNLLALNASIEAARAGDAGKGFAVVATEVKALASQTASSTEEIATLVHGIQQSTMGVVDAIARIGSTIGVIGESVSGIAAAVEQQRQATSEITHNVRIVECMNTDVSSNIGDVSRVAVDTGRSADAMMGAADRLSELAGTLNGAVDDFLRQVRA comes from the coding sequence GTGGATTGCCTGATTGCGGGCGTCGTGGTGGCCGCTTTGGCGGTGTTCGGCGGCATGACCGCCATGGAGGCGACGCGCATCGCCGACGGCAACGCCGAACTGGCGCAGCGGGTGGCCGAAAACCAGAGGATCGCGCTGGAGGCCGAGCGGCTCGCCAAGCTGGGCGAGGCGGTGATCGTCAGCGGCGACGAGGCGACGCGCGGCGACGCGCTGACCAGCCTGGACGCCCACGCCGCGCGGATGTCGGCCAACGCCGCGCCGGAGATCGCGCAGACCGTCGTCAAGGCGGTCGCGGCGAGCCGGGAGGCCGCGGCCATCGGTGCCAAGGTCGAGGCGCTGGACAAGAAGTTCGGTTTCAACATCAGCCGCGCGGAAAGCCTGTCGGGCGACATCGCCCGCGGCCTGTCGGCGGCGATGCGCGCGACCACGCAGCCGGCGGATGAGCAGGCGCTCGCCACGCTCTTCTCGACGATCCGCGACGCCAAGTTCCTGCTGACCCGCCTGCCGTCCCAGCTCTACCCGCCGGCCGTCGGCAACGACCTGCGCCAGTTCCGCGAGCACATGGCCAAGGCCATGGAGCTGCGCCGGCATCTGCCATCCGCCGACGAGTTCGAGAGTGTCGCCGACGACATCGCGTCCTTCGCCGCACTCGACGAGGCCTTCACGCAGCGCACCGAAACGTTGCGCCTGACCACCGACGCCCACGCCCACAACCAGGAGGTCCGGACGCTGGTCGACGGGCTGGTACAGGGGATGAACGCCGCCTCGGACGCGGTGACCGCGCGCAGTCAGGAGGGAGCGGCGGCGCTGACCGCGGTGCTCGACCGGCTGACGCTGATCGCGCTGGGTGCCTTCGTGCTGATCGGGCTGATCGGTGGCCTGAACATGCTGCTGGGGTACCGTTTCATCATGCAGCCGGTGCGCGACGCCAGCCGGGCGCTCCAGGCGCTGACCCGCGGCGAGGGCGCGGTGCCCCTGCGCCCCTCGCCCCTGCGCGAGATCGCCGACATCCACGGCGCGGTCGAGGCGTTCCGCGAGGCGCTGGACGCCCGCCAGCGGGCGGAGGAGACGCGCCGCGACCAGGAGCGCCGCGCCGAGGAGGAACGCCGCGCCCTGATGGCGAAACTGGCGGACGGGCTGGAGCGCACCGTCCAGGCGGTGGCCGGCTCCCTGTCCGTGGCGGCGGAGGAGGTCACCGGCTCCGCCCGCGCGGTGGCCGGCATGGCGTCGGACACCGCGCAGCGCACCCGCGCCGCCGCGGACGCCGCCGGCACGGCGACCAGCAACGTCGGCGCCGTGGCCTCGGCCAGCGAGCAGCTCTCCGCCTCCATCGACGGGATCGGGCGGCAGATCGCCCAGTCGCGCAGCGTGGCGGAGGACGCCGTCGCCGAATCCCGGCGCGCCGATGGCCTGACCAAGGGCCTGTCGGATTCCGCCCAGAAGATCGGCGAGGTGGTCGCCATCATCACCGCCATCGCCCAGCAGACCAACCTGCTGGCGCTCAACGCCAGCATCGAGGCGGCGCGGGCCGGCGACGCCGGCAAGGGCTTTGCCGTCGTCGCCACCGAGGTGAAGGCGCTCGCCTCCCAGACCGCCTCCTCGACGGAGGAGATCGCCACGCTGGTCCATGGCATCCAGCAATCGACCATGGGGGTGGTGGACGCCATCGCCCGCATCGGCTCCACCATTGGCGTCATCGGCGAGAGCGTGAGCGGCATCGCCGCGGCGGTCGAGCAGCAGCGCCAGGCCACCTCGGAGATCACCCACAACGTGCGCATCGTGGAGTGCATGAACACCGACGTGTCGTCCAACATCGGCGACGTCAGCCGGGTGGCGGTGGACACCGGGCGCTCCGCCGACGCCATGATGGGGGCGGCCGACCGCCTGTCGGAGCTGGCCGGCACCCTGAACGGCGCGGTGGACGATTTCCTGCGGCAGGTGCGGGCGTAA